One segment of Perognathus longimembris pacificus isolate PPM17 unplaced genomic scaffold, ASM2315922v1 HiC_scaffold_4581, whole genome shotgun sequence DNA contains the following:
- the LOC125344887 gene encoding LOW QUALITY PROTEIN: acrosin-binding protein (The sequence of the model RefSeq protein was modified relative to this genomic sequence to represent the inferred CDS: inserted 1 base in 1 codon; deleted 3 bases in 3 codons) yields MEPGAGAPGRRPPHSRNLPDCGDEAPPGRFHYFSNKMMYLRYLCCCDCVRVARPWAWPARPRPCARPARAFVTPSPLRAHLDDAALSQPGQVPRSPEIAGGLGASWGGSLPVSSSSSWKRCCWPRCPRPRAAAQDPAAAATPGSPLSPPEYERFFALLTPTWKAETTCRLRATHGCRNPTLVQLDQYENHGLVPDGAVCSDLPYASWFESFCQFTQYRCSNHVYYAKRVRCTQPLSLLSPSALKDVDALVLEKPSTTAAPASPPAAPTERQVLQSWPERLKSNVEQLLQSSLSLGGQELPGPRAWASTRPPTRLPPDEQQQQEEGEEEEEEGEEEEEGEEEEEAGQQEAGEALESLAGLRAARGRQAEARAAHAAHAAAFAAHVARGRARPLLAPAGSALDADDPGDAFDEAYWRTQTPGSLLQLPHTEALLVMCYAILENSCVVTPAARAWSYLEEVLLGFGKSVRRCCDNLGRRHPATCSLCAFCSLKLEQCNAEGDLRRQQCDSSHRTPFTSILLTAQSMSGGLAGSRQAGGHFYGLEMYGGXRMDFWCARLATKGCEDPRVAGWLRAEFLSFQDGDYPTKICDTDYIQYPNYCSFKSQQCLMRNQSRKVSRMRCLQNETYSVLTPAKSEEVVLRWSQEFSTLALNPYG; encoded by the exons atggagcccggggcgggggcgccggGCCGGCGGCCCCCCCACTCCCGGAACTTGCCAGACTGCGGCGACGAGGCTCCGCCAGGGCGCTTCCACTACTTTTCCAATAAAATGATGTATTTGCGCTACCTGTGCTGCTGTGACTGCGTGCGCGTGGCGC GCCCGTGGGCGTggcctgcccggccccgcccctgcgcgcGCCCCGCCCGGGCCTTTGTGACGCCCTCGCCTCTGCGTGCTCACCTGGACGACGCCGCGCTCTCGCAGCCGGGACAGGTGCCTCGGTCCCCCGAAATTGCAGGCGGACTTGGGGCGTCATGGGGAGGCTCGCTGCCCGTGTCGTCCTCGTCCTCCTGGAAG cgctGCTGCTGGCCCCGCTGCCCCCGCCCGCGCGCGGCCGCCCAGGACCCCGCGGCGGCGGCCACGCCGGGCAGCCCGCTGTCGCCCCCCGAGTACGAGCGCTTCTTCGCGCTGCTGACGCCCACGTGGAAGGCGGAGACGACCTGCCGGCTGCGCGCCACGCACGGCTGCCGCAACCCCACGCTGGTGCAGCTCGACCAGTACGAGAACCACGGCCTGGTGCCCGACG GCGCCGTCTGCTCCGACCTCCCCTACGCCTCCTGGTTCGAATCCTTCTGCCAGTTCACGCAGTACCGCTGCTCCAACCACGTGTACTACGCCAAG AGAGTGCGGTGCACGCAGCCCCTGTCCCTCCTGTCGCCCAGCGCGCTGAAGGACGTGGACGCGCTGGTGCTGGAGAAGCCGTCCACCACGGCGgcccccgcct ccccgcccgcagcCCCCACGGAGCGCCAGGTCTTGCAGTCGTGGCCCGAGCGGCTGAAGAGCAACGTGGAGCAGCTGCTGCAGTCGTCGCTGTCGCTGGGCGGCCAGGAGCTGCCGGGCCCGCGCGCGTGGGCCTCGACGCGCCCCCCGACCCGCCTgcccccg gacgagcagcagcagcaggaggagggggaggaggaggaggaggagggggaggaggaggaggagggggaggaggaggaggaggcgggccaGCAGGAGGCCGGGGAGGCGCTGGAGAGCCTGGCGGGCCTGCGGGCGGCTCGGGGGCGCCAGGCCGAGGCGCGCGCCGCCCACGCCGCCCACGCCGCCGCCTTCGCCGCGCACGTCGCGCGAGGCCGAGCCCGGCCGCTGCTCGCGCCCGCCGGCTCCGCCCTGGACGCCGACGACCCCGGCGACGCCTTCGACGAGGCCTACTGGCGAACCCAGACGCCcggcag CCTCCTGCAGCTGCCGCACACCGAGGCCCTGCTGGTGATGTGCTACGCCATCCTGGAGAACTCGTGCGTGGTCACCCCCGCCGCCAGGGCCTGGAGCTAC CTGGAGGAGGTGCTCCTGGGCTTCGGCAAGTCGGTACGACG GTGTTGTGACAACCTAGGGCGGCGCCACCCGGCC ACGTGCAGCCTGTGCGCCTTCTGCTCGCTGAAGCTGGAGCAGTGCAACGCGGAGGGCGACCTGCGGCGGCAGCAGTGCGACAGCTCGCACCGCACGCCCTTCACCAGCATCCTGCTCACCGCGCAGAGCATGTCCGGTGGGCTT GCGGGCTCGCGGCAGGCGGGCGGCCACTTCTACGGGCTGGAGATGTACGGCG CTCGCATGGACTTCTGGTGCGCCCGGCTGGCCACCAAGGGCTGTGAGGACCCCCGCGTGGCCGGCTGGCTGCGGGCCGAGTTCCTCAGCTTCCAGGACGGCGACTACCCCACCAAG ATTTGCGACACC GATTACATCCAGTACCCCAACTACTGCTCCTTcaagagccagcagtgcctgatGAGGAACCAGAGCCGGAAG GTGTCGCGCATGCGCTGTCTGCAGAACGAGACGTACAGCGTGCTGACGCCGGCCAAGAGCGAGGAGGTGGTTCTGCGCTGGAGCCAGGAGTTCAGCACCTTAGCTCTGAACCCGTATGGATGA
- the Ing4 gene encoding LOW QUALITY PROTEIN: inhibitor of growth protein 4 (The sequence of the model RefSeq protein was modified relative to this genomic sequence to represent the inferred CDS: deleted 1 base in 1 codon): MAAGMYLEHYLDSIENLPFELQRNFQLMRDLDQRTEDLKAEIDKLATEYVSGARSLGAEEKLALLRQIQEAYGKCKEFGDDKVQLAMQTYEMVDKHIRRLDTDLARFEADLKEKQMESSDYDSSSSKEGRAQKEKKAARARCKGKNSDEEAPKAAQKKLKLVRSSPEYGKPAVSFGSVHPSDVLDMPVDPNEPTYCLCHQVSYGEMIGCDNPDCSIEWFHFACVGLTTKPRGKWFCPRCSQERKKK, encoded by the exons ATGGCTGCTGGGATGTATTTGGAACATTATCTGGACA GTATTGAAAACCTCCCCTTTGAGTTACAGAGGAACTTCCAGCTCATGAGGGACCTCGATCAAAGAACGGAGG ACCTCAAGGCCGAGATCGACAAGCTGGCCACGGAGTACGTGAGCGGCGCGCGCAGCCTGGGCGCCGAGGAGAAGCTGGCGCTGCTGCGGCAGATCCAGGAGGCCTACGGCAAGTGCAAGGAGTTCGGGGACGACAAGGTGCAGCTGGCCATGCAGACCTACGAGATG GTGGACAAGCACATCCGACGGCTCGACACCGACCTGGCCCGCTTCGAGGCCGACCTCAAGGAGAAGCAGATGGAGTCCAGCGACTACGACAGCTCCTCCAGCAAAG AAGGCAGGGcccagaaggagaag aaggcggCGCGCGCCCGCTGCAAGGGCAAGAACTCGGACGAGGAGGCGCCCAAGGCCGCGCAGAAGAAGCTCAAGCTCGTGCGCTC GAGCCCCGAGTACGGGAAGCCCGCGGTGAGCTTCGGCAGCGTGCACCCCTCCGACGTGCTGGACATGCCCGTGGACCCCAACGAGCCCACCTACTGCCTCTGCCACCAGGTCTCCTACGGGGAGATGATCGGCTGCGACAACCCGGAT tGCTCCATCGAGTGGTTCCACTTCGCCTGCGTGGGGCTCACCACCAAGCCGCGGGGGAAGTG GTTTTGCCCGCGCTGCTCCCAAGAACGCAAGAAGAAGTAG
- the Znf384 gene encoding LOW QUALITY PROTEIN: zinc finger protein 384 (The sequence of the model RefSeq protein was modified relative to this genomic sequence to represent the inferred CDS: inserted 2 bases in 2 codons; deleted 3 bases in 2 codons), whose product MEESHFNSNPYFWPSIPTVSGQIENTMFINKMKDQLLPEKGCGLAPPHYPTLLTVPASVSLPSGISMDAEPKAEQLTPHSQASVTQNITVVPVPSTGLMAAGVSCSQRWRREGGQSRGPGLVITSPSGSLVTTASSAQTFPISAPMIVSRAPPGSQALQVVPELSKKAGSALPEEGGGGGGGGGGGAPPKAPRGRKKKRMLLESGLPEMSDPYVLAPEEDGHPKDGKTYRSEGNCGTGNGQSLALTDTVPGSTTNLLCDPGCRMCSLTFYSKSEMQIHSKSHTETKPHKCPHCSKTFANSSYLAQHLRIHSGAKXYSCNFCEKAFRQLSHLQQHTRIHSKIHTEIIKPHKCPHCSKTFANTSYLAQHLRIHSGAKPYNCSYCQKAFXQLSHLQQHTRIHTGDRPYKCAHPGCEKAFTQLSNLQSHRRQHNKDKPFKCHNCHRAYTDAASLEVHLSTHTVKHAKVYTCTICSRAYTSETYLMKHMRKHNPPDLQQQVQAAAAAAAAAQAQAQAQAQASQQPQPPHFPAPGAAPQGGGAADSTPNPPPQCSFDLTPYKTAEHHKDICLTVTTSTIQVEHLASS is encoded by the exons ATGGAAGAATCTCACTTCAATTCTAACCCGTACTTCTGGCCTTCCATCCCCACGGTCTCGGGACAG ATCGAAAACACGATGTTCATCAACAAGATGAAGGACCAGCTGCTGCCGGAGAAGGGCTGTGGGCTGGCCCCACCCCACTACCCCACCCTGCTCACCGTCCCCGCCTCCGTGTCGCTGCCCTCCGGCATCAGCATGGACGCCGAGCCCAAGGCCGAGCAGCTGACCCCGCACAGCCAGGCCTCCGTCACCCAGAACATCACCGTGGTCCCCGTGCCCTCCACGGGCCTCATGGCTGCCG GCGTCTCCTGCTCTCAGCggtggagaagagaa ggaggtcAGTCCAGGG gtcctggTCTGGTCATCACGTCCCCCTCCGGCTCTCTGGTGACCACCGCCTCCTCGGCGCAGACCTTCCCCATCTCGGCTCCCATGATCGTCTCCCGCGCT CCCCCTGGCTCCCAAGCCCTGCAGGTGGTCCCCGAACTGTCCAAGAAAGCAGGGTCCGCCCTCCCAGAGgaagggggcggcggcggcggcg ggggcggcggcggcgcaccCCCCAAAGCGCCCCGGGGCCGCAAGAAGAAGCGGATGCTGCTGGAGTCCGGGCTGCCCGAGATGAGCGACCCGTACGTGCTGGCCCCCGAGGAGGACGGCCACCCGAAGGACGGCAAGACCTACAG GAGCGAAGGGAACTGCGGCACAGGAAATGGACAGAGCCTTGCGCTCACGGATACAGTTCCCGGCTCCACCACGAACTTGCTGTGTGACCCTGG GTGCCGCATGTGCTCGCTGACCTTCTACTCCAAGTCGGAGATGCAGATCCACTCCAAGTCGCACACGGAGACCAAGCCCCACAAGTGCCCGCACTGCTCCAAGACCTTCGCCAACAGCTCCTACCTGGCCCAGCACCTCCGCATCCACTCGGGCGCCA CCTACAGCTGCAACTTCTGCGAGAAGGCCTTCCGCCAGCTCTCCCACCTCCAGCAGCACACACG GATCCACTCGAAGATCCACACAGAGATCATCAAGCCCCACAAGTGCCCGCACTGCTCCAAGACCTTCGCCAACACCTCCTACCTGGCCCAGCACCTCCGCATCCACTCGGGCGCCAAGCCCTACAACTGCTCCTACTGCCAGAAGGCCT CGCAGCTCTCCCACCTCCAGCAGCACACACG AATCCACACCGGGGACAGGCCGTACAAGTGCGCACACCCGGGCTGTGAGAAAGCCTTCACGCAGCTCTCCAACCTGCAG TCCCACAGACGGCAGCACAACAAAGACAAACCCTTCAAGTGCCACAACTGCCACCGGGCGTACACGGACGCGGCCTCGCTGGAGGTGCACCTGTCCACGCACACGGTGAAGCACGCCAAGGTGTACACCTGCACCATCTGCAGCCGGGCCTACACCTCG GAAACGTACCTTATGAAACACATGCGCAAACACAACCCTCCCGACCTGCAGCAGCAAgtgcaggcggcggcggcggcggcggcggcggcccaggCGCAAGcccaagcccaggcccaggcctcccagcagccccagcccccacacttCCCGGCCCCTGGGGCAGCCCCCCAGGGCGGGGGCGCGGCGGACagcacccccaaccccccaccccagtgcTCCTTCGACCTGACGCCCTATAAGACGGCCGAGCACCACAAGGACATCTGCCTTACGGTCACCACCAGCACCATCCAGGTGGAGCACCTGGCCAGCTCGTAG